The following coding sequences are from one Salvia hispanica cultivar TCC Black 2014 chromosome 3, UniMelb_Shisp_WGS_1.0, whole genome shotgun sequence window:
- the LOC125215499 gene encoding uncharacterized protein LOC125215499, translating to MGLNWLLSFANTITLHQSAGEGGKSSSGEEKRANYGFEMPLHYPRYAKSDYEKMDEERLDLLLRQYGLNFEGDLEEKRRFAMGAFLWPDQF from the coding sequence ATGGGGTTGAATTGGCTTCTCAGCTTTGCAAACACGATCACTCTCCACCAATCGGCGGGCGAAGGAGGCAAATCGTCGAGCGGAGAGGAGAAGCGGGCGAATTACGGATTCGAAATGCCGCTGCATTATCCGCGATACGCGAAATCGGACTACGAGAAGATGGATGAGGAGAGGCTGGATTTGCTGCTGCGGCAGTATGGGCTGAATTTTGAGGGCGATTTGGAGGAGAAGAGGAGGTTTGCGATGGGGGCGTTTCTGTGGCCGGATCAGttttga
- the LOC125217028 gene encoding mitochondrial import inner membrane translocase subunit TIM50-like, with protein MSALSRHCARLNSVISSSRTNRRLFSTAANDTPRDSIISASVLAEQTPQPPSGPTPAAESPKSSWGFLKYGLVAALTGGIATSGYATYAYTTDEVDEKTKSFRASAKYTVTDDATSLDKFQAYLRAAAMSGPAKLVEVYLDLRRLAEEHIKGFTEPTSDKLLPDLHPLEQHIFTLVLDLNETLIYSDWKRDRGWRTFKRPGVDAFLEYLAQFYEIIVYSDQLNMYVDPVVERLDTKHCIRYRLSRGETKYVNGKHYRDLSMLNRDPAKVIYISGHALESSLQPENSVQVKPWQGEQDDTALLDLIPFLEYVAKHRPADIRTVLASYQGRDIAKEFIERSKEHQRRMQEQKQQGRLWKR; from the exons ATGTCTGCATTATCTCGGCATTGCGCTCGATTAAATTCTGTGATTTCGAGTTCGAGGACTAATCGCCGGCTTTTCTCGACCGCCGCCAATGATACCCCGAGAGATTCCATCATCTCAGCATCTGTCCTCGCAGAGCAGACACCGCAGCCTCCGAGCGGTCCGACGCCGGCAGCCGAGTCGCCGAAGAGCTCCTGGGGCTTTCTCAAGTACGGTCTCGTTGCCGCCTTGACCGGTGGTATCGCCACGTCCGGCTACGCCACATATG CCTACACAACCGATGAAGTTGATGAGAAGACAAAGAGCTTTCGTGCATCTGCAAAGTACACTGTTACCGATGATGCGACTTCTCTAGAT AAATTCCAAGCTTATCTACGTGCTGCAGCAATGTCAG GTCCTGCCAAATTAGTTGAAGTTTACCTTGATTTGAGGAGGTTGGCTGAAGAACACATTAAG GGTTTCACGGAACCAACATCAGATAAGCTTCTCCCTGATTTGCACCCTTTGGAGCAACATATTTTCACCCTTGTTCTAGATTTGAATGAGACATTGATATACTCTGATTGGAAG CGTGACCGAGGGTGGAGAACATTTAAGAGGCCTGGTGTTGATGCTTTTCTTGAGTATTTAGCTCAATTTTACGAAATTATAGTCTACTCTGACCAATTAAATATG TATGTGGATCCTGTTGTTGAAAGATTGGATACAAAACACTGTATCCGGTATAGGCTTTCAAGGGGTGAAACAAAATATGTTAATGGCAAGCACTATAGG GATCTGTCGATGTTGAATCGGGATCCTGCAAAggttatatatattagtgGTCATGCTCTAGAAAGTAGCCTTCAGCCTGAAAACTCTGTTCAAGTAAAACCGTGGCAAGGAGAACAGGACGATACTGCACTTCTAGATCTCATTCCATTTCTTGAAT ATGTTGCTAAGCACAGACCAGCTGACATCAGAACTGTTCTAGCCTCGTACCAAGGGCGTGATATTGCCAAAGAGTTCATTGAACGATCCAAGGAACATCAAAG GCGTATGCAAGAGCAGAAACAACAGGGGCGTTTATGGAAACGATAG
- the LOC125209045 gene encoding pectinesterase QRT1-like translates to MKLLYLSVCFWLILISEMVFSSYISWDDLKVEGEKLQPQNAAGTKRVIVVDQTGKGDCLTVQAAVDMVPHQNPHRLKIYILPGLYREKVNVPASKPYVSFIGDPERTEATVIAWHNRASDLDENGGEIGTFRSASVTIEADYFCSVGITFQQNTVQFSAGARGNQAVALRISGDHSVLYKSRFLGSQDTLLDESGTHFFYKCLVQGSIDFIFGSARSLYMECTISVIGESFAIAAQRRDTANDDGVFSFVNCTIHGGGGGGVFLGRAWGDYSRVVYSYSELDIDVKPQGWDDWGKPSRQKTVLFGEYKCRGKGADRRGRAAWSKALTHHEAQPYLDLTFISAIQWLRL, encoded by the exons ATGAAATTGTTGTATTTGAGTGTTTGTTTTTGGCTGATTCTGATATCAGAGATGGTGTTTTCGAGCTACATTTCATGGGACGATTTGAAAGTAGAAGGTGAGAAGCTTCAACCCCAAAATGCAGCAGGGACAAAGCGCGTCATCGTCGTTGATCAAACCGGAAAAGGCGATTGCTTAACCGTGCAAGCTGCAGTTGATATGGTGCCCCATCAAAATCCCCATAGGCTCAAAATCTACATCCTTCCTGGCCTCTACAG AGAAAAGGTTAATGTTCCTGCTTCGAAGCCTTATGTTTCATTCATTGGAGATCCGGAGAGGACAGAGGCAACGGTGATAGCATGGCACAATCGAGCTTCGGATTTGGATGAGAACGGCGGTGAGATCGGGACGTTTCGATCAGCCTCTGTCACCATAGAAGCGGACTACTTTTGCAGTGTTGGGATCACTTTTCAG CAGAACACAGTGCAGTTTAGTGCAGGGGCACGTGGGAATCAAGCGGTTGCGTTGAGGATATCTGGCGATCACTCTGTGTTGTACAAGTCAAGATTTTTGGGGTCACAGGATACGCTTTTGGATGAGAGTGGGACGCATTTTTTCTACAAGTGTTTGGTGCAAGGttcaattgattttatatttggcAGCGCGAGATCACTGTACATGGAATGCACCATCTCCGTGATCGGTGAATCATTTGCTATAGCAGCACAGCGTAGAGACACTGCCAACGACGATGGAGTGTTTTCGTTTGTGAATTGTACGATACatggaggcggaggcggaggcgtGTTCTTGGGGAGAGCGTGGGGGGATTATTCGAGAGTAGTATATTCATACAGTGAACTCGACATAGACGTGAAACCGCAGGGGTGGGACGACTGGGGAAAGCCATCAAGACAAAA GACTGTGTTGTTCGGAGAGTACAAGTGTCGAGGGAAGGGAGCGGATAGGCGCGGAAGAGCAGCATGGTCGAAAGCGCTAACGCACCACGAAGCACAACCTTACCTTGATTTAACATTCATTTCTGCCATCCAGTGGCTAAGATTGTAG
- the LOC125211024 gene encoding PLAT domain-containing protein 3-like has protein sequence MSSHIGLIHATASLVATLFVITSSASSPDCVYTLYVETGSVVKAGTNSKISVTLSDSSKASVWIPDLKEWGLKGPKHDYLERGSVDVFTGLAPCIGAPICKINITSDGAGSHHGWLCNSVEITSTGHRMGCSQSIFYVDQWLSRDAPPYNLSAVVNGCGDFAARKSVGPFVFARPIGSVSAAAAK, from the exons ATGTCCAGTCACATCGGGTTGATACACGCCACAGCTTCGCTCGTCGCCACCCTTTTCGTGATCACCTCATCCGCATCTTCTCCT GATTGTGTTTACACACTGTATGTGGAGACGGGATCAGTGGTGAAAGCAGGGACCAACTCGAAAATCAGCGTGACGCTGAGCGACTCGAGCAAGGCCTCGGTTTGGATCCCGGACCTCAAGGAATGGGGCCTCAAGGGCCCAAAACACGACTACTTGGAGAGGGGAAGTGTCGATGTTTTCACGGGCCTCGCGCCCTGCATCGGGGCCCCCATTTGCAAGATCAATATCACCTCTGATGGCGCCGGGTCCCACCACGGCTGGCTCTGTAACTCCGTGGAGATCACCTCCACGGGGCACCGCATGGGCTGCAGCCAGTCCATTTTCTACGTGGACCAGTGGCTCTCCAGGGATGCGCCGCCCTACAACTTGTCGGCTGTTGTTAACGGCTGTGGAGATTTTGCGGCCCGGAAAAGTGTTGGCCCATTTGTTTTCGCGAGGCCCATTGGATCTGTTTCTGCGGCTGCTGCAAAGTGA
- the LOC125211680 gene encoding uncharacterized protein LOC125211680, translating to MDPDPPKRPKRVHKYVPKPQTRKSVSTAIGDDGGTQRFPARGVSGHLAKPGVKVEKKSPVQVAFSHEVESSTITGSSRQRQRADDGSSSAYSEASTTGEMQDYFTSTSSARTQDVTDNIVDETGGATVKKKKKKKKKKKKKKKKKEYRAPWDYNSLYPTELPLRKPHSGNPEILDKAEFEDAKEYDEKSLNSASILGLLEKDDTPRMLVFKFPPNLPVGRAPGYANRRETDDNLRAVEKSVKIGKGKEKVMVGSVAKSSGNSHGIKEKEIAGSFIMSGSPRKKDTSLEEFPEGYMGKMLVYKSGAVKFKLGDIMYNVSSGTACTFHQNVMAVNIKDKRCCDLGGPDMTAIVTPNIDSLLSSQMD from the exons ATGGATCCTGACCCTCCTAAACGTCCAAAAAGG GTTCATAAATATGTTCCAAAACCTCAAACTCGGAAATCCGTTTCAACTGCAAT TGGCGATGATGGCGGAACGCAGCGATTCCCTGCCCGCGGAGTTTCC GGGCATCTAGCAAAGCCGGGAGTAAAAGTGGAGAAGAAAT CTCCAGTGCAAGTTGCCTTTTCACACGAAGTTGAATCAAGTACCATAACAGGCTCAAGCAGACAAAGGCAAAGGGCTGATGATGGAAGTTCTTCGGCCTACTCAGAAGCATCTACCACCGGCGAAATGCAAGATTATTTTACTTCTACATCCTCTGCAAGAACACAAGACGTCACTGACAATATTGTTGATGAAACTGGTGGTGCTactgtgaagaagaagaagaagaagaagaagaagaagaagaagaagaagaagaagaaagaatatCGAGCCCCTTGG GATTATAATAGTTTGTATCCTACTGAACTACCTCTTAGGAAACCTCATTCTGGAAACCCAG AAATTCTTGATAAAGCTGAATTCGAGGATGCTAAGGAGTATGATGAAAAATCTCTAAATTCTGCTTCAATTCTTGGCTTGCTG GAAAAAGACGATACACCTAGGATGCTTGTTTTCAAGTTTCCTCCCAATCTTCCTGTAGGCAGAGCACCAGGATATGCCAACAGGAGAGAAACAGATGATAACTTGAGAGCAGTAGAAAAATCAGTGAAAATCGGGAAAGGAAAGGAGAAAGTAATGGTTGGCAGTGTTGCAAAATCTTCTGGCAACTCTCATGGcataaaagagaaagaaatagCTGGAAGCTTCATAATGAGTGGTTCCCCACGTAAAAAAGACACCAGTTTGGAGGAGTTTCCTGAGGGATACATGGGCAAGATGTTGGTCTACAAAAGTGGTGCTGTTAAGTTCAAGTTAGGAGATATCATGTATAAT GTTTCTTCTGGTACTGCCTGCACTTTCCATCAAAATGTTATGGCGGTCAACATAAAGGATAAACGGTGCTGTGATTTGGGAGGACCAGACATGACAGCTATTGTGACTCCCAACATCGACTCCCTGTTAAGTAGCCAGATGGATTGA